GCTTTTCTCAATGATCAAGGAAAGTTTGCAGATTTCCATAATACAAAATTTGGAGATTTTCAGCAAATTGTTGACAAATTACCTATCTATACTACTGATTACCCACAATTAAGAGTTGGTGATGCTGGGATTAAGAAAAAGCGTTGGTATATTGAGGGCTTTGAAAGATTTAATGACTCTGAAGAGGTAATTGACTGTGTAGCTAAAGGCATCGAAATTAGAACAACTATCCACCCTACTATTCAAGGAGCAATTGATGAATTAAACGCAAGTTTTATTTTATTAAGTGATGTTGCTGCTAATTTTGGTTTTTCACCTGTTTTAGCCAGCTTTAATCCCTACACTTGCGTGTTTGAGCCACAACCTCCATTAAATGATTTTGAAATTAGGCAATTACAAGCTTATCCAGATGAACAAACTGCTCATATTTATATGGTTTCTTATGGACCAGATTTAAATATTTCCCTAGCAAATTTATCTATGGAAAGGTTAATTGATATTGGGAAGAAGTTAACTTATTACAGTCCTTATATCATTCCTTTTAGTTATAGTTCTCCTTTTTATAATGGTGGTTTATGGGGAGGTTTATCAGTGAGGACATTTATCAGAACGGGAAAAAGATCCGCAACATTAGTTTTTTTGGATAAAACGGAAGAATTAATCAAAAGTGTGCCTTCCTTAACAAAAATTGCCCGCATTCCTTCAGAAGTAGGACGGATAGAATTTAAAGCTTGTGATAGTTGTGATAATTTCGCTATTTATGCAGGTTTATTAGCTTTATTAAAAGGTTTAATACTAGATGAAACTTTACCAGGTAGAGCAATTATACCTGATGCTAATTTACACCAAATTTCTGCAAAATCAGGCTTTGAAAATGAAGATGTTTTTGCCAATTCTCAGAAACTTTTACAAGTTGCTGAAATCGCCCTTAAAGATGATCCTGATCTAGAATTTTTAACCTCACTGAAAGTAATTTTATCTGAGAAAAAAACAAAATCTCATGAATTAATTAAGTTATTCCAAAATTCAGGTTCAATTGAAGCCACTCTCAACCAAACTTATGGCAATTTTGGATTTTAGATTTTGGATTCTAGATGACCAATTTCCTCTAAGTAGGTGAGCGTTGAAAATTGTCGTTATGGCAAGGCAAAAGGCAAGAGGCAAGAGGCAAGAGTGAAGAGGGTTTGGGCGATTTTACATTTCTTTACACAGTTTGGTTTTATTGTGTTCACCTACTTATATATTCGGTAGTAGGGCAAACACGGGGCAACACGGGGGCATTGGTGTCAACTTAACGTAAAACCGATAACCCGACTGGGAATTCATTCCCAGTCTCATAGCAGAAGTCATCTTCAGATGACTAAAAGAACTAGAAAATTTTTAAACTCGTTTAGTTTACTTTAAATCGGAAAAAACTTCTGTTCTTCCCTCCCCTACCTCCCTACCTCCCCTACCTCCCCTACCTCCCCTACCTCCCCTACCTCCCCTACCTCCCCTACCTCCCCTACCTCCCCTACCTCCCCTACCTCCCTACCCCCCCTACCTCCCCTACTTGCCTTCACCCGTCATTTTCGGGTTGACAGACTACTAGGTGGAATTTGTTCAATAGGAATTAGTGATTCCATTACAGTTTTAACAATTGGTGCAGCTACAGTAGAACCATAGGCATTTTCTCCCTTTGGTTCATCCACAACTGCAAACACCACATAACGGGGAGATTCCACAGGCAAAATAGCGACAAAACTGGTAATTCTTGCACCTTTAATATATCCACCATTAGGACTAGCTTTTTGCGCTGTTCCTGTTTTGCCACCAATCCGATATCCTGAAATTCTCGCTGCTTTACCAGTACCGGAATTGACTACTGTTTCCATCATTTCCACAACCTTTTGGGTGGTTGTAGGTGAGAAAATTTGTCTTGGTTCTGGAAGAGTACGTGAATAGTGCATTCCGCCCTTGGTATCAATCAGTCCTCGGACTACATGAGGTGTGACTAATTTGCCCCCATTAGCTAATGCACCGTGTAGTTGTACCAGTTGTAATGGAGTCAGAGAAAAGCCTTGTCCAAAAGATGTGGTAGCTGGTTCAATGGCTGAAGAAATAAATTGTTCTTGACTTTTTAATTGACCACTAACTTCAAAGGGTAAATCTGTTTCAACTTTTTGTCCTAACCCTAAACGTTCTAGCCAGTTGTAGTATATGGATGGTTTTATTCGTTGAATCATTCTCACCATACCAATGTTACTAGAAGTTTGTAAAATTTCAGGAATAGTTAATCGGCGATAACCAGTTTTTTCGGCATTTTTGATTGTATGTGTGCCGATTTTAATAGAACCAGGATCTTCAAAAGTGTCATCTGGTTTGATTGCACCATTTTCGAGAGCGATCGCCACATTCACCGGCTTAAAAGTTGATCCCGGTTCATAAAGATCAGCCACAGTCCAATTTTTGAACAGAGAAATATCAGACTTAGCATATTGATTCGGATTATAGGTAGGCTGAGAAACCAAAGCCAATAAAGAACCATCCACTGCATCCATGACAATCACTGCACCCCGTTTGGCACTAAATTTAGTCATCTGTTCTTTTAAGGCTGCACGGGCTACCCGTTGCACACGACTATCAATAGTCAATTGCATTTTTAAATCATCAGAATTCAGAAATCCCTCGGTCACATAATCTGGCATCAACGACCCATTTCCCGACTTACTCATCCGCACTGTTTGTCCAGAACGTTCTAGTAACTTCTCCTGACTATATTCCACACCAGCTTGACCACGACGGTCAAGATTAACATAGCCCACGACATCCGCCACTAAATCATCTTGGGGATAAAATCGGGAGTATTTTTGAATAAACTCAAACCCATTCAAACGCAGTGATATTAACTTATCAGTAATATCTTCAGAGACCCCAGAAGCTAGTAAAATTCCACTTCGTTTACTTTGGAATGTTTTCACCAAATCGGCCTTTTCTTTGCCGATAATTGGCGCGATTTTCTCCGCGATTTCTTCCTGGGATAGCTCGAATAACTTAGGATGACTATATACAGTATAAACGGGACGATCAATAGCCAACACA
The DNA window shown above is from Anabaena sp. WA102 and carries:
- a CDS encoding peptidoglycan D,D-transpeptidase FtsI family protein, whose translation is MLKSSLKTQLRNLRNLEFRRKRKFSRQTQSENIEPKTPETPPNIQLRLFAVWGMLMIAMVGLVFNLYQLQIVQGKKLTKKARNQQMVNVRPYMPRRPVVDRGNNVLAIDRPVYTVYSHPKLFELSQEEIAEKIAPIIGKEKADLVKTFQSKRSGILLASGVSEDITDKLISLRLNGFEFIQKYSRFYPQDDLVADVVGYVNLDRRGQAGVEYSQEKLLERSGQTVRMSKSGNGSLMPDYVTEGFLNSDDLKMQLTIDSRVQRVARAALKEQMTKFSAKRGAVIVMDAVDGSLLALVSQPTYNPNQYAKSDISLFKNWTVADLYEPGSTFKPVNVAIALENGAIKPDDTFEDPGSIKIGTHTIKNAEKTGYRRLTIPEILQTSSNIGMVRMIQRIKPSIYYNWLERLGLGQKVETDLPFEVSGQLKSQEQFISSAIEPATTSFGQGFSLTPLQLVQLHGALANGGKLVTPHVVRGLIDTKGGMHYSRTLPEPRQIFSPTTTQKVVEMMETVVNSGTGKAARISGYRIGGKTGTAQKASPNGGYIKGARITSFVAILPVESPRYVVFAVVDEPKGENAYGSTVAAPIVKTVMESLIPIEQIPPSSLSTRK